A window from Alkalicoccobacillus plakortidis encodes these proteins:
- a CDS encoding DivIVA domain-containing protein: MPLTPLDIHNKEFTRAFRGYDEDEVNEFLDQVIKDYEAVLREKKDLFEQVTKLEEKLDHFNNIEETLNKSILVAQEAAEELRRNAQKESQLIVKEAEKNANRIVNDALTKSRKVMMEMEELKKQASVYKMRFKMLIEAQLEMLQTDDWDTFDEEQAEQQPVFEEKA; encoded by the coding sequence ATGCCTTTAACCCCATTGGACATTCATAACAAAGAATTTACTCGTGCCTTTCGTGGCTACGATGAGGATGAAGTAAACGAATTTCTCGATCAGGTCATCAAGGATTATGAAGCCGTTTTAAGAGAGAAAAAAGATCTCTTTGAACAGGTAACAAAATTAGAAGAGAAACTGGATCATTTCAACAATATCGAGGAAACGTTAAACAAATCAATTCTTGTTGCTCAAGAAGCTGCAGAGGAACTTCGCCGTAATGCGCAGAAGGAATCTCAATTGATTGTGAAAGAAGCAGAAAAAAATGCGAATCGTATTGTGAATGATGCCCTTACTAAGTCTCGTAAGGTTATGATGGAGATGGAAGAGCTTAAGAAGCAAGCCTCTGTCTATAAAATGCGCTTTAAAATGTTAATTGAAGCACAGCTTGAAATGCTGCAAACGGATGATTGGGATACATTTGATGAGGAGCAAGCTGAACAACAGCCTGTTTTTGAAGAAAAAGCCTAA
- a CDS encoding YlmH family RNA-binding protein, translating to MTIYDHFRPEERPFIDQVLTWKENAEIRHQDKMTDFLDPRQQDIVRSLIGQQDEVLVSFWGGVNGTERARAYVHPSYLNMEQEEWPLTLLKATYPEKFIQLSHRDVLGALMGSGLRREKFGDMTVENGEINLIVASESADYVRMNVISAGRATIEFQERSLTEYLLPEEKWVEAAGTISSLRLDTVLSQIYRVARSKAADAVEKGLGQSKLASNRTTGLPSASRRPLICTWFGS from the coding sequence ATGACCATCTATGATCACTTCAGACCAGAAGAACGTCCGTTTATTGACCAGGTCTTAACCTGGAAAGAGAACGCGGAAATACGTCATCAAGATAAAATGACTGATTTTCTAGACCCACGTCAGCAGGATATTGTGCGGTCGTTAATAGGGCAACAAGATGAGGTGCTGGTATCATTTTGGGGTGGAGTAAATGGGACGGAGCGGGCAAGAGCGTATGTGCATCCTTCCTACTTAAACATGGAGCAGGAGGAGTGGCCGTTAACCTTACTTAAAGCTACGTATCCTGAGAAATTTATTCAGCTCTCTCATCGTGACGTGTTAGGCGCACTGATGGGGTCAGGACTTCGTCGTGAGAAGTTTGGAGATATGACAGTTGAGAATGGTGAAATTAACCTGATCGTTGCATCGGAATCAGCTGATTATGTGCGGATGAATGTGATATCAGCCGGTCGGGCAACAATTGAATTTCAAGAGCGTTCGCTTACAGAGTATTTGCTACCAGAAGAAAAGTGGGTTGAAGCAGCTGGAACAATTAGTTCACTGCGACTAGATACGGTTCTTTCACAAATTTATCGTGTTGCTCGCTCAAAAGCAGCAGATGCTGTCGAAAAAGGGCTTGGTCAAAGTAAATTGGCGTCAAACCGAACAACCGGCCTTCCAAGTGCAAGCAGGAGACCACTTATCTGTACGTGGTTTGGGTCGTAG
- a CDS encoding YggT family protein, with protein sequence MAIVINLVQNVIMIYTLLIFAWVLMSWFPNARESGIGQMIGRIVEPYIDLFRQFIPRLGMIDLSPLVALLVMRFAGDGLIFLLTRLA encoded by the coding sequence ATGGCTATAGTGATTAATTTAGTACAAAACGTAATAATGATTTACACACTTCTAATTTTTGCTTGGGTTCTAATGTCTTGGTTTCCGAACGCAAGAGAATCTGGTATTGGTCAAATGATTGGACGAATAGTGGAGCCTTATATTGATTTATTTAGACAATTTATTCCGAGACTTGGCATGATTGATTTATCTCCATTAGTTGCTCTTCTTGTTATGAGATTCGCAGGAGACGGATTAATCTTCTTATTAACTAGATTAGCATGA
- a CDS encoding cell division protein SepF yields MSFKSKFRDYFSLDEHVEEYEQVVEDNTGEEKPTRRRNQSQFQQTQQNHQKDHQQSSQQQNVVSLQSAQKSSKMVLMEPRTDDEAQQIADHLKNRKAVIINMQRLPDEQARHMVHFLSGTVYAIGGDIHKLGMNIFLCSPDNVEISGNITEMQLREFDR; encoded by the coding sequence TTGAGCTTTAAATCAAAGTTTAGAGATTATTTTTCATTGGACGAGCATGTTGAGGAATATGAACAAGTGGTAGAGGACAATACTGGTGAAGAGAAGCCAACACGCCGACGTAATCAGTCTCAATTTCAACAGACCCAACAAAATCACCAAAAAGATCATCAGCAAAGCTCGCAGCAGCAAAATGTTGTAAGCCTGCAAAGTGCTCAAAAGAGTTCAAAGATGGTGTTAATGGAACCACGGACGGATGATGAGGCTCAACAAATCGCCGACCACTTAAAAAATCGCAAAGCTGTCATAATTAATATGCAACGCCTACCTGATGAACAGGCCCGACATATGGTACACTTTTTGAGTGGCACAGTTTACGCAATTGGTGGCGACATTCATAAGCTAGGAATGAATATCTTTTTGTGTTCACCAGATAATGTTGAAATTTCTGGGAATATCACAGAGATGCAACTAAGAGAGTTTGATAGATAG
- a CDS encoding YggS family pyridoxal phosphate-dependent enzyme has translation MSVKQQYERIQANIHEACSTANRNSDQVNVIAVTKYVSEATTRLALESGVEHIGENRAETGLEKKKAIGDAGTWHFIGSLQSRKVKQVIHEFDYFHSLDRLSLAREFQKQSQDKQKVKCFVQVNVSGEESKSGLQPEEVLPFIERLEAYPAIEVVGLMTMAPFTEDPEQTRPVFRGLRELRDAIAELHLPYAPCTELSMGMSNDYIVAVEEGATFIRIGTALVGNETTSSS, from the coding sequence ATGTCAGTAAAGCAACAGTATGAACGTATTCAAGCAAATATACACGAAGCCTGTAGTACGGCCAATCGAAACTCGGATCAAGTGAATGTTATTGCAGTCACAAAGTATGTAAGTGAGGCAACAACAAGGCTTGCTTTAGAATCGGGTGTCGAACATATTGGTGAGAATAGGGCTGAGACAGGATTAGAAAAGAAAAAAGCCATTGGAGATGCAGGAACATGGCATTTTATTGGTTCGCTCCAATCTCGTAAAGTAAAACAAGTGATTCATGAGTTTGACTATTTTCATTCACTAGATCGTTTGTCATTAGCTCGTGAATTTCAAAAGCAGAGTCAAGATAAACAGAAAGTAAAATGTTTTGTTCAAGTGAATGTCTCTGGAGAAGAATCAAAGTCTGGCCTACAACCAGAAGAGGTACTACCATTTATTGAGCGTTTAGAAGCGTATCCGGCTATAGAAGTTGTGGGTTTAATGACCATGGCACCTTTTACAGAGGATCCAGAACAAACAAGACCTGTTTTTAGAGGCTTAAGAGAATTAAGAGATGCAATTGCAGAGCTGCATCTCCCTTATGCACCTTGCACAGAACTATCGATGGGCATGTCTAATGATTATATTGTTGCTGTGGAAGAAGGGGCAACCTTTATTCGGATTGGAACCGCATTAGTAGGAAATGAAACAACTTCATCATCATAA
- a CDS encoding laccase domain-containing protein, with protein MQAWKGTVGEIGPNMIKTWQNEEGIDPKEIHVLIGPSISGEAYEVNDLVIQAVDQCLATNQEKPYVQKENGRFLLDLKQLNKSLLIRSGVQESNIHLSTICTATDQRMFSHRADNGQTGRMMSVIGQRK; from the coding sequence ATGCAGGCTTGGAAGGGTACAGTTGGTGAAATTGGTCCTAATATGATAAAAACTTGGCAAAATGAAGAGGGAATTGATCCAAAGGAGATCCATGTACTGATTGGTCCGTCGATAAGTGGAGAAGCCTATGAAGTAAATGATCTCGTTATCCAAGCAGTGGATCAATGTCTCGCAACAAATCAAGAAAAACCATATGTACAAAAAGAGAATGGACGATTTCTTCTTGATTTAAAACAGCTAAATAAAAGCCTGCTCATACGATCCGGTGTACAAGAATCGAATATCCATCTTTCGACTATTTGTACAGCTACTGACCAAAGGATGTTTTCCCATCGGGCAGACAACGGTCAAACCGGTCGAATGATGAGTGTAATTGGACAGCGTAAATAG
- a CDS encoding polyphenol oxidase family protein, giving the protein MKTDQILKEVSPSFLEAIVLTDQYSGLTAGFTTRNGGFSKFPFTSLNLGLHVADSDLDVVNNRRKLADDLGFPLSSWVVGEQVHQAVIKKVSKNDASAGSESLDGAIKGTDGLYTQDDDILLTSLYADCVPLYFIAPAHRTIGLAHAGLEGYSW; this is encoded by the coding sequence TTGAAAACAGACCAGATCCTAAAAGAGGTTTCGCCCTCTTTTTTAGAGGCGATTGTCTTAACCGATCAATACTCTGGATTAACGGCAGGATTTACTACGCGTAATGGTGGATTCAGTAAGTTTCCATTTACCTCATTAAATCTGGGCTTACATGTCGCAGATTCTGATCTTGATGTAGTGAACAATCGCCGTAAGTTAGCCGATGACCTTGGATTTCCATTATCGTCTTGGGTAGTAGGAGAGCAAGTTCATCAAGCGGTTATTAAAAAAGTGTCAAAAAATGATGCGAGTGCAGGATCAGAGTCATTAGACGGGGCGATTAAAGGAACGGATGGTTTATATACACAGGACGATGATATTTTACTAACAAGTCTCTATGCGGATTGTGTCCCTCTTTATTTTATTGCACCTGCTCACCGTACCATTGGTCTTGCCCATGCAGGCTTGGAAGGGTACAGTTGGTGA
- a CDS encoding YlmC/YmxH family sporulation protein, giving the protein MMKISDLQAKDIVNLETGKRLGHLTDLDLNLDNGQIEAIIISSTGKVMGLFGKDEEVIIPWSNIIKIGSDVIMVKTAQPFHLETPAPSFVPKASIRTTKRE; this is encoded by the coding sequence ATGATGAAAATTTCAGATCTTCAAGCAAAAGACATTGTTAACTTGGAAACAGGTAAAAGACTTGGTCATTTAACGGATCTTGATCTGAATTTGGATAATGGTCAAATTGAAGCGATTATTATAAGCAGCACAGGTAAAGTGATGGGTCTGTTTGGTAAAGACGAAGAGGTAATCATTCCATGGTCCAATATTATTAAAATCGGTTCAGATGTTATTATGGTGAAAACGGCACAGCCATTTCATCTCGAAACACCGGCGCCATCATTCGTGCCAAAAGCGTCTATACGAACGACTAAACGGGAATAA
- the sigG gene encoding RNA polymerase sporulation sigma factor SigG: MTRHKVEICGVDTSTLPVLKNTEMRELFRQLQDGYLPTREELVNGNLRLVLSVIQRFNNRGEYVDDLFQVGCIGLMKSIDNFDLGQNVKFSTYAVPMIIGEIRRYLRDNNPIRVSRSLRDIAYKALQVRDHLMAEKKRENEPTVQEIARVLEVPKEDVVFALDAIQDPVSLFEPIYNDGGDPIFVMDQISDERNKDVKWVEDIALKEAMVRLNEREKLILNMRFFQGKTQMEVADEIGISQAQVSRLEKAAINQMNKYVQS; this comes from the coding sequence TTGACACGACATAAAGTTGAAATTTGCGGTGTAGATACATCTACGTTACCGGTACTTAAAAATACTGAAATGCGAGAGCTATTCAGACAGCTGCAGGATGGGTATTTGCCAACCCGTGAAGAACTAGTAAATGGAAATCTACGGTTGGTACTCAGTGTGATTCAGCGCTTTAATAATCGCGGTGAGTATGTGGATGACTTATTTCAGGTTGGTTGTATCGGTTTAATGAAATCAATTGATAACTTCGATTTAGGTCAAAATGTAAAGTTCTCCACCTATGCGGTACCAATGATTATTGGAGAGATTCGTCGCTATCTCCGCGATAATAACCCGATTCGCGTATCTCGCTCATTACGTGATATCGCCTATAAGGCCTTACAAGTACGCGATCATTTAATGGCTGAAAAGAAACGCGAAAACGAACCGACTGTTCAAGAAATTGCAAGAGTATTAGAAGTTCCCAAAGAAGATGTTGTCTTTGCATTAGATGCTATACAAGATCCTGTTTCGTTATTTGAACCGATTTATAATGATGGTGGAGATCCGATTTTTGTCATGGATCAGATCAGTGATGAGCGAAACAAAGATGTCAAATGGGTTGAAGATATTGCGTTAAAAGAAGCGATGGTCCGCTTAAATGAACGAGAAAAGCTTATTTTAAATATGCGCTTTTTCCAAGGGAAAACTCAAATGGAAGTTGCGGATGAAATCGGTATTTCTCAGGCGCAGGTATCAAGACTTGAGAAAGCAGCTATTAATCAAATGAATAAATACGTGCAAAGTTAA
- the sigE gene encoding RNA polymerase sporulation sigma factor SigE gives MIKLKLTLVWYRVLHRLGMKADEIYYIGGSEALPPPLSKEEEADLLMKLPSGDQAVRSVLIERNLRLVVYIARKFENTGINIEDLISIGTIGLIKAVNTFNPEKKIKLATYASRCIENEILMYLRRNNKTRSEVSFDEPLNIDWDGNELLLSDVLGTEEDIITRGIEEKVDRKLLKKALYTLNAREKQIMELRFGLAGFEEKTQKEVADMLGISQSYISRLEKRIIKRLQKEFNKMV, from the coding sequence ATGATTAAACTAAAGCTAACGTTAGTTTGGTATCGTGTATTACATCGATTGGGTATGAAGGCGGATGAGATTTATTACATAGGGGGAAGTGAAGCCCTGCCGCCACCGCTCTCAAAGGAAGAAGAGGCTGATCTGCTTATGAAGCTGCCTAGTGGGGATCAGGCAGTACGATCCGTTCTTATTGAACGAAACCTACGATTAGTTGTCTATATCGCAAGGAAGTTTGAGAATACAGGGATAAATATTGAGGATCTGATTAGCATAGGAACAATTGGACTCATAAAAGCTGTAAATACATTTAATCCTGAGAAAAAAATCAAGCTTGCAACCTATGCATCTCGTTGTATTGAAAATGAAATTCTCATGTATTTGCGTCGAAACAACAAAACACGTTCAGAGGTGTCATTTGACGAACCACTAAATATAGATTGGGATGGCAATGAATTATTGTTATCTGATGTACTCGGAACTGAGGAAGATATAATTACAAGAGGCATTGAAGAAAAGGTTGATCGTAAGCTACTTAAAAAAGCCTTATATACTTTGAATGCTCGTGAAAAACAGATTATGGAACTTCGATTTGGGTTAGCGGGTTTTGAAGAAAAAACACAAAAAGAAGTGGCAGATATGTTAGGTATTTCGCAATCATATATTTCAAGGCTTGAGAAACGAATTATCAAAAGATTACAAAAGGAGTTCAATAAAATGGTCTGA
- the spoIIGA gene encoding sigma-E processing peptidase SpoIIGA codes for MTLYLDVIWVLNYLIDYLLLLLTALVLKRQHSKLRFALGALFASMIVFFMFTPFAGLFYHPVTKLVYSGFIVLIAFGYKRWTFFIQGLAMFYFVTFMTGGALFAIHFFWQTEVAFVSSGFQMNASIGSPISWMLIIVGFPLVWYFSKHRFETIETKVFNMQQLAEVEIILGEHCFKMNGLVDSGNQLKDPITRVPVMIMEAGILEEAFGQEVVRTITHLDTNGTSDITRHWLQERLRIIPFRAVGQSSPYISAIKPDEVRVRFQNQLYCTSHVLIGVQSIQLSPEGLYQAIVHPKQVLGIPKDQLA; via the coding sequence ATGACCCTATATTTAGATGTAATTTGGGTACTAAACTATCTGATTGACTATTTATTACTTCTATTAACAGCCTTAGTGTTAAAACGTCAGCATTCAAAGCTGCGATTTGCTTTAGGTGCATTATTTGCTTCAATGATTGTCTTTTTTATGTTTACACCATTTGCAGGATTGTTCTATCATCCTGTAACAAAGCTTGTCTATTCAGGTTTTATTGTGCTTATTGCTTTTGGGTACAAAAGATGGACCTTCTTCATTCAAGGTTTGGCTATGTTTTATTTTGTTACTTTTATGACGGGAGGAGCCTTGTTTGCGATTCACTTCTTTTGGCAGACAGAAGTAGCATTTGTCTCGAGTGGCTTTCAAATGAATGCATCAATTGGCAGCCCAATTAGTTGGATGTTAATTATCGTAGGTTTCCCACTAGTCTGGTATTTCTCAAAGCATCGATTTGAGACAATTGAAACAAAAGTATTTAACATGCAACAACTTGCTGAAGTAGAAATTATTCTTGGTGAACATTGCTTTAAGATGAATGGCCTTGTTGATAGTGGAAACCAACTTAAAGATCCGATTACACGGGTCCCCGTAATGATTATGGAAGCAGGTATCTTAGAAGAGGCTTTTGGACAAGAAGTGGTCAGAACGATTACACATCTAGACACAAATGGAACGTCAGATATCACGCGGCACTGGCTTCAAGAGCGCCTTCGTATTATTCCGTTTCGTGCGGTGGGACAGTCCTCGCCGTATATATCGGCAATTAAACCAGATGAAGTGAGAGTCCGTTTTCAGAACCAGCTATATTGTACTTCTCATGTTTTAATTGGGGTTCAATCGATACAGCTGTCACCTGAAGGTTTGTATCAAGCGATTGTCCATCCCAAACAAGTACTAGGAATACCAAAAGATCAACTAGCCTAA
- a CDS encoding IS110 family transposase, whose protein sequence is MNHTRNDRLDQVQEDTLVIGIDIAKFKHYACAVNDRSRELSDAFPFHQSRNGFHHLYDELEQLKKAHQKTNILIGFEPTGHYWMNLAQFLNHHGIPFVLVSPLHVNRAKEFDDNLQTKNDRKDARVIAKMVTQGYFSYPRFLTGVDAELRNGATLRDRLKKDRARVTNQIIRWMDRYFPELHGAFKAMGKTLVCILKYRPLPEEWHDLEVESFLSEIKEKEAIRNPSRKRLHNVQVLASQSIGLTEGNEFARQDIRSLIEQYERTCAELEETKETMRELARQVDAYESLISIPGISEETVCELLAETGPLTNYSHPRQLTKLAGLTLRENSSGQHQGRKRLSKRGRRRLRSLLFRAVLPLIRNNQAFLDLYTYYISRSQNPLQKKEALVVLCSKLLKIFWGLSHHQMAFDAEKMRSDSPPLQKARSSLAS, encoded by the coding sequence ATGAATCATACGCGCAATGATCGATTAGATCAAGTTCAAGAGGATACATTGGTGATTGGCATTGATATCGCCAAATTCAAGCACTACGCATGTGCTGTGAATGATCGCAGCCGTGAACTTAGTGATGCCTTTCCGTTTCATCAATCAAGAAATGGGTTTCACCACCTCTATGACGAGCTTGAACAACTAAAGAAGGCTCATCAAAAAACAAACATCCTCATTGGCTTTGAACCAACCGGTCATTACTGGATGAATCTTGCGCAATTTTTAAACCATCATGGCATTCCTTTTGTCTTGGTAAGCCCGCTGCACGTCAATCGAGCCAAAGAGTTTGATGATAACCTACAAACGAAGAATGACCGTAAAGACGCTCGTGTGATTGCGAAAATGGTCACTCAGGGATATTTTAGCTATCCGCGTTTCTTGACGGGCGTAGATGCAGAACTGCGTAATGGCGCAACCCTTCGAGACCGGTTAAAAAAAGATAGGGCGCGTGTGACCAACCAGATCATCCGTTGGATGGATCGGTATTTCCCAGAATTACATGGAGCCTTTAAAGCCATGGGGAAAACCCTTGTCTGCATCTTAAAGTACCGTCCCTTACCTGAGGAGTGGCATGATCTTGAGGTAGAGTCTTTTCTATCCGAGATCAAAGAAAAAGAAGCGATCAGGAACCCCTCTAGAAAGAGATTGCACAACGTTCAAGTATTAGCGTCTCAATCCATTGGGTTAACCGAAGGGAACGAGTTTGCGAGACAAGATATTCGTTCGCTCATTGAGCAATATGAACGAACTTGTGCGGAGTTAGAAGAAACGAAAGAGACGATGCGAGAGCTCGCTCGACAAGTAGACGCCTATGAGAGTTTAATCTCTATCCCTGGTATTAGTGAAGAGACCGTTTGTGAATTACTCGCTGAAACGGGACCACTCACCAACTACAGTCATCCACGCCAACTGACAAAATTAGCGGGATTGACGCTACGTGAGAATTCTTCCGGCCAACATCAAGGACGAAAGAGGCTCTCTAAACGAGGAAGACGCCGCTTGCGTTCTCTGCTCTTTCGAGCGGTTCTCCCGCTCATCCGGAATAACCAAGCTTTCTTAGATCTCTATACGTACTACATTTCAAGAAGTCAAAATCCGCTTCAAAAGAAGGAAGCCTTGGTGGTTCTCTGTAGTAAGCTATTGAAGATCTTTTGGGGGTTAAGCCATCACCAGATGGCGTTTGATGCTGAAAAGATGAGGAGTGATAGCCCTCCTCTTCAAAAAGCACGATCCTCGCTCGCTTCATAA
- the ftsA gene encoding cell division protein FtsA encodes MNTTETYVSLDIGTSNVRVIIGEVTNKAINVLGVGTAESEGIKKGAIVDIDETVQSIQRAVDQAERMVGLSIKQVVVGINGNHVQLQPCHGVVAVSSPDREIGTEDIGRVIDAAQVVSIPPEREIIDVIPKQFIVDGLDEITDPRGMIGVRLEMEGTIITGSKTVLHNLLRCVERAGLDIADICLQSLASGSIAVSKDEKSLGVCIIDIGGGSSTVSVFEQGALQAVSVLPIGGDHITNDIAVGLRVSTEDAERIKKKHGMAFVDEANEEETFSFTTIGSNDKQNMTQFELAQIIEPRMEEIFELLFKELVRLGFRDFPGGFVLTGGTVMLPGVLELAKDLLRGNVRIAIPDYIGVREPRFTTSVGLIQFASRNVKLQGREIAASVTDQEEVSRQGRNQQTHEPDEQEYEEKSQNKKSKMKNLFKSFFE; translated from the coding sequence ATGAACACCACAGAAACATATGTCAGTTTAGACATCGGTACATCTAATGTGCGAGTTATCATTGGAGAAGTGACAAACAAAGCCATTAATGTACTTGGTGTAGGAACTGCGGAATCAGAGGGAATCAAAAAAGGGGCCATTGTTGATATTGACGAAACCGTTCAATCCATTCAACGAGCTGTGGACCAAGCTGAAAGAATGGTTGGCTTATCTATTAAGCAAGTAGTTGTAGGAATAAATGGTAATCATGTACAACTGCAGCCTTGTCATGGGGTTGTAGCGGTTTCCAGTCCTGATAGAGAGATTGGCACCGAAGATATAGGGAGAGTAATAGATGCAGCGCAGGTTGTCTCCATACCTCCAGAGCGAGAAATTATTGATGTCATCCCTAAACAATTTATTGTTGATGGCTTAGATGAGATAACGGATCCAAGAGGAATGATTGGTGTTCGTTTAGAAATGGAAGGAACCATTATTACTGGTTCAAAAACTGTCTTACATAATTTACTTCGTTGTGTGGAGCGTGCAGGGCTGGACATTGCCGACATTTGCTTGCAGTCCCTAGCTTCTGGTTCTATTGCCGTCTCAAAAGACGAAAAAAGTCTAGGTGTTTGTATCATTGATATTGGTGGCGGCTCATCTACTGTTTCCGTTTTTGAACAAGGAGCCCTTCAAGCCGTTTCTGTTTTACCAATAGGCGGTGATCATATCACAAACGATATTGCAGTAGGATTAAGAGTTTCAACTGAGGATGCAGAACGTATCAAGAAAAAACATGGTATGGCATTTGTAGATGAAGCAAACGAGGAAGAAACATTTAGTTTTACCACCATTGGTTCTAATGATAAACAAAATATGACTCAATTTGAGTTAGCTCAAATTATTGAACCGCGAATGGAAGAAATTTTTGAGTTGTTATTTAAAGAACTTGTTCGATTAGGCTTCCGTGATTTCCCTGGTGGTTTTGTCTTAACTGGTGGTACTGTGATGCTACCAGGTGTGTTAGAATTAGCAAAAGACCTGCTTAGAGGAAATGTACGTATTGCGATTCCTGACTATATCGGGGTGAGAGAACCACGCTTTACAACTAGTGTAGGTTTGATTCAGTTTGCAAGTAGAAACGTTAAGCTACAAGGTCGTGAAATTGCAGCATCGGTTACGGATCAAGAAGAGGTCTCAAGACAAGGTCGTAATCAACAAACTCATGAACCAGACGAACAAGAATACGAAGAAAAAAGTCAAAACAAAAAATCAAAAATGAAAAATCTATTCAAATCATTTTTTGAATAA
- a CDS encoding cell division protein FtsQ/DivIB yields MSDKKVISVNDRIPSLKEQRKQRANRRLLFFLGIFFVLLVLMIYFQSPLSNIKEIQVNGNVVADEEEIIEASELSIGDSIWNLHKELSVTQMEELKEVASAELSRKLPNKVEIQITEYPRVGYVKQQDGYYPMLESGAILDALPEGDIPSDAPVIIAEEEMVKLERLAAELGEISDQIKERISEILFIPTEEDPLALRLYMNDGLIVQTSVNNFSEWMTPYPSVAKEVDRSKHGILHMKMSPYFEDLNYQEEEEIEE; encoded by the coding sequence ATGAGTGATAAAAAAGTAATTTCAGTTAATGATCGCATCCCTTCATTAAAGGAACAACGGAAACAGCGTGCAAATCGTAGACTTCTGTTTTTTTTGGGTATCTTCTTTGTTTTGTTAGTACTAATGATTTATTTCCAATCACCGCTTAGTAACATTAAAGAGATTCAAGTAAATGGAAATGTAGTGGCTGATGAAGAAGAAATTATTGAAGCAAGTGAACTATCAATAGGAGATAGTATTTGGAACTTACATAAAGAGTTAAGTGTGACACAGATGGAAGAACTCAAAGAAGTGGCGTCAGCTGAACTATCGAGAAAACTTCCTAATAAGGTAGAAATCCAAATTACCGAATACCCAAGAGTGGGTTATGTAAAACAACAGGACGGCTATTATCCAATGCTTGAAAGTGGTGCCATTCTTGATGCGCTTCCTGAAGGCGACATCCCCTCTGATGCACCAGTTATTATTGCTGAAGAAGAGATGGTGAAATTAGAAAGGCTTGCTGCAGAGCTTGGTGAAATATCCGATCAGATTAAGGAACGAATCTCAGAAATATTGTTCATTCCTACAGAAGAAGACCCATTAGCATTAAGGTTATATATGAATGATGGATTAATCGTTCAAACCTCTGTTAACAATTTTTCAGAGTGGATGACACCGTATCCTTCCGTTGCAAAAGAGGTGGACCGATCAAAACATGGAATTCTTCACATGAAGATGAGTCCTTATTTTGAAGATCTTAACTATCAGGAGGAAGAAGAGATTGAGGAATAG